From Phycodurus eques isolate BA_2022a chromosome 20, UOR_Pequ_1.1, whole genome shotgun sequence, a single genomic window includes:
- the LOC133396166 gene encoding lysine-specific histone demethylase 2 isoform X2, with amino-acid sequence MLSDADYPGNGSGARRAKRRSSGESAGDGQALRSSGRQTNVRVKRANNPPPGQSKRKATDTEEEDDQSEKKYRKCEKAGCSATYPVCFASASERCAKNGYTSRWYHLSCGEHFCNECFDHYYRSHKDGYETFAAWKKAWTSNGKTEPSLKAFMADQQLPYWVQCNKADCRKWRQLTKEIQLTPSLAATYRCGMKLNNVKSEGPDQCSQPEDLRVAEVTDSWWHSMLILPPLFKDSPATPFLVAYYPDCVGMSPSGSPGGAALSELRADHCRAVRPRIAGLCPYFQPFYQPNECGKALCVRPDMMELDELYEFPEFSRDPTMYLALRNLILASWHTNCKEVLTVEKCVMQVVVRGLVRVRCVQEMERVLHFMTRKGLINTGVLAVQRALLPERHRAKNVIVIGAGASGLAAARQLHNFGTQVLVLEARERIGGRVWDDTALGVAVGRGAQIVNGCVNNPVALMCEQMGVRMHKLGERCDLFQEGGRATDPAIDKRMDFHFNAILDVVSEWRKDKSQSQDTPLGEKVQELKKNFLQESGIQFSELEEKVLQFHLSNLEYACGSSLNQVSARSWDHNEFFAQFSGDHTLLTKGYATLLHKLAEGLDIRKKCPVKSVDYSGDVVRVTCSNGSQWTAKKVKVLVTVPLTLLQKNFIQFVPPLPDRKMKAVHSLGAGIIEKIALKFPYRFWDHKIQGADYFGHIPPTPDKRGMFTVFYDMDPQGKQAVLMSVIAGDAVAAVRDMQDKDVAAECVKVLRELFKEQEVPEPLHFLVTHWSKDAWSQMSYSFVKMGGSGEAYDIIAEDLQGKLFFAGEATNRHFPQTVTGAYLSGVREASKMAAL; translated from the exons ATGCTGTCGGACGCAG ACTACCCCGGGAACGGCTCCGGTGCCCGGCGAGCCAAGAGGAGGAGCTCCGGGGAGTCTGCGGGCGACGGCCAGGCCCTGCGGTCGTCCGGGAGGCAGACCAACGTCCGGGTGAAGCGGGCCAACAACCCTCCACCTGGGCAG AGCAAAAGGAAAGCGACGGACACGGAAGAGGAAGACGACCAGTCGGAGAAGAAGTACAGGAAATGCGAGAAGGCGGGCTGCTCGGCCACGTATCCCGTATGTTTTGCGAGCGCTTCTGAACG ATGTGCTAAAAATGGATACACGTCTCGCTGGTACCATCTTTCGTGCGGCGAGCACTTTTGCAACGAGTGCTTCGATCACTACTACCGAAG TCACAAAGACGGCTACGAGACGTTTGCGGCGTGGAAAAAAGCGTGGACGAGTAACGGCAAAACCGAGCCCAGTCTCAAAGCCTTCATGGCAGACCAGCAGCTTCCCTACTGG GTGCAGTGCAACAAAGCCGACTGCAGGAAGTGGCGCCAGCTGACCAAGGAGATCCAGCTGACGCCTTCGCTGGCGGCCACGTACCGCTGTGGGATGAAGCTCAACAACGTCAAG AGCGAAGGGCCGGACCAGTGCTCCCAGCCAGAAGACCTG AGGGTGGCGGAGGTGACGGACAGCTGGTGGCACTCGATGCTCATCTTGCCGCCGTTGTTCAAAGACAGCCCGGCCACGCCCTTCCTGGTCGCCTACTATCCCGACTGCGTGGGCATGAGTCCTTCCGGCTCCCCCGGCGGCGCGGCGCTGAGCGAGCTGAGGGCCGACCACTGCAGAGCCGTCCGGCCCCGAA TCGCAGGCCTGTGTCCGTACTTCCAGCCCTTCTACCAGCCCAACGAGTGCGGCAAGGCTCTGTGCGTCAGGCCCGACATGATGGAGCTGGACGAGCTTTACGAATTCCCCGAATTTTCCCGCGATCCCACCATGTACTTGGCACTGCGCAACCTCATCCTGGCCTCATGGCACACAAACTgcaag GAGGTGCTGACAGTGGAGAAGTGCGTGATGCAGGTGGTGGTGCGCGGGCTGGTGAGGGTGCGCTGCGTGCAGGAGATGGAGCGCGTGCTCCACTTCATGACCAGGAAGGGCCTCATCaacacgggcgtgctggcggtCCAGCGGGCGCTGCTGCCCGAGAGGCATCGCGCG AAGAACGTCATCGTGATCGGCGCGGGGGCCTCGGGGCTCGCCGCTGCACGCCAGCTGCACAACTTTGGCACTCAG GTGCTGGTGTTGGAGGCCCGCGAGAGAATCGGCGGTCGCGTGTGGGACGACACGGCGCTGGGCGTCGCGGTGGGCCGGGGAGCTCAGATCGTCAACGGCTGCGTCAACAACCCGGTCGCCCTCATGTGCGAGCAG ATGGGCGTCCGCATGCACAAACTGGGGGAGCGCTGCGACCTGTTTCAGGAGGGCGGGCGGGCCACCGACCCCGCCATCGACAAGCGCATGGACTTCCACTTCAACGCCATTCTGGACGTGGTGTCGGAGTGGCGGAAGGACAAGTCGCAGAGCCAGGACACGCCGCTCGGAG AAAAAGTGCAGGAGCTTAAAAAGAACTTTCTTCAGGAGTCCGGAATCCAGTTCAGCGAGCTGGAGGAAAAAGTGCTTCAGTTTCACCTCAGCAACCTGGAGTACGCCTGCGGCAGCTCTCTGAACCAG GTTTCTGCGAGGTCTTGGGACCACAACGAATTCTTTGCGCAGTTCTCAGGAGACCACACGTTGCTCACCAAGGGCTACGCCACGCTGCTCCACAAACTAGCCGAGGGCCTCGACATCCGCAAAAAGTGCCCG GTGAAGTCCGTTGACTACTCAGGTGATGTTGTCCGAGTTACTTGCTCGAATGGCTCGCAGTGGACAGCAAAGAAGGTCAAA GTTCTGGTCACGGTGCCGCTGACCTTGCTGCAGAAGAACTTCATCCAGTTTGTACCGCCGCTTCCGGACAGGAAAATGAAAGCCGTCCACAGTTTGGGAGCAGGCATCATAGAGAAG ATCGCACTGAAGTTCCCGTACAGATTCTGGGACCACAAGATCCAGGGGGCCGACTACTTCGGTCACATCCCGCCGACTCCCGACAAGCGAGGCATGTTCACCGTCTTCTACGACATGGACCCGCAG GGGAAGCAGGCCGTGCTCATGTCCGTCATCGCCGGGGACGCCGTCGCCGCCGTGCGGGACATGCAGGACAAGGATGTAGCGGCCGAGTGCGTGAAGGTGCTGCGGGAACTCTTCAAGGAGCAG GAAGTTCCGGAGCCTCTGCATTTCTTGGTCACACACTGGAGCAAAGACGCCTGGTCGCAGATGTCCTACAGCTTCGTGAAGATGGGCGGCAGCGGCGAGGCGTACGACATCATCGCCGAGGACCTTCAGGGAAAATTGTTCTTCGCCGGCGAG GCCACCAACCGACACTTCCCTCAAACCGTGACCGGGGCCTACCTGAGCGGGGTCCGAGAAGCCAGCAAGATGGCCGCTCTCTGA
- the LOC133396166 gene encoding lysine-specific histone demethylase 2 isoform X1, which yields MLSDADYPGNGSGARRAKRRSSGESAGDGQALRSSGRQTNVRVKRANNPPPGQSKRKATDTEEEDDQSEKKYRKCEKAGCSATYPVCFASASERCAKNGYTSRWYHLSCGEHFCNECFDHYYRSHKDGYETFAAWKKAWTSNGKTEPSLKAFMADQQLPYWVQCNKADCRKWRQLTKEIQLTPSLAATYRCGMKLNNVKSEGPDQCSQPEDLRVAEVTDSWWHSMLILPPLFKDSPATPFLVAYYPDCVGMSPSGSPGGAALSELRADHCRAVRPRSTCGSTSSSSSSSSSSSSWSSFTFPLCPVAGLCPYFQPFYQPNECGKALCVRPDMMELDELYEFPEFSRDPTMYLALRNLILASWHTNCKEVLTVEKCVMQVVVRGLVRVRCVQEMERVLHFMTRKGLINTGVLAVQRALLPERHRAKNVIVIGAGASGLAAARQLHNFGTQVLVLEARERIGGRVWDDTALGVAVGRGAQIVNGCVNNPVALMCEQMGVRMHKLGERCDLFQEGGRATDPAIDKRMDFHFNAILDVVSEWRKDKSQSQDTPLGEKVQELKKNFLQESGIQFSELEEKVLQFHLSNLEYACGSSLNQVSARSWDHNEFFAQFSGDHTLLTKGYATLLHKLAEGLDIRKKCPVKSVDYSGDVVRVTCSNGSQWTAKKVLVTVPLTLLQKNFIQFVPPLPDRKMKAVHSLGAGIIEKIALKFPYRFWDHKIQGADYFGHIPPTPDKRGMFTVFYDMDPQGKQAVLMSVIAGDAVAAVRDMQDKDVAAECVKVLRELFKEQEVPEPLHFLVTHWSKDAWSQMSYSFVKMGGSGEAYDIIAEDLQGKLFFAGEATNRHFPQTVTGAYLSGVREASKMAAL from the exons ATGCTGTCGGACGCAG ACTACCCCGGGAACGGCTCCGGTGCCCGGCGAGCCAAGAGGAGGAGCTCCGGGGAGTCTGCGGGCGACGGCCAGGCCCTGCGGTCGTCCGGGAGGCAGACCAACGTCCGGGTGAAGCGGGCCAACAACCCTCCACCTGGGCAG AGCAAAAGGAAAGCGACGGACACGGAAGAGGAAGACGACCAGTCGGAGAAGAAGTACAGGAAATGCGAGAAGGCGGGCTGCTCGGCCACGTATCCCGTATGTTTTGCGAGCGCTTCTGAACG ATGTGCTAAAAATGGATACACGTCTCGCTGGTACCATCTTTCGTGCGGCGAGCACTTTTGCAACGAGTGCTTCGATCACTACTACCGAAG TCACAAAGACGGCTACGAGACGTTTGCGGCGTGGAAAAAAGCGTGGACGAGTAACGGCAAAACCGAGCCCAGTCTCAAAGCCTTCATGGCAGACCAGCAGCTTCCCTACTGG GTGCAGTGCAACAAAGCCGACTGCAGGAAGTGGCGCCAGCTGACCAAGGAGATCCAGCTGACGCCTTCGCTGGCGGCCACGTACCGCTGTGGGATGAAGCTCAACAACGTCAAG AGCGAAGGGCCGGACCAGTGCTCCCAGCCAGAAGACCTG AGGGTGGCGGAGGTGACGGACAGCTGGTGGCACTCGATGCTCATCTTGCCGCCGTTGTTCAAAGACAGCCCGGCCACGCCCTTCCTGGTCGCCTACTATCCCGACTGCGTGGGCATGAGTCCTTCCGGCTCCCCCGGCGGCGCGGCGCTGAGCGAGCTGAGGGCCGACCACTGCAGAGCCGTCCGGCCCCGAAGTACGTGCGGGTCgacctcgtcctcgtcctcgtcctcgtcctcgtcctcgtcgtGGTCGTCATTCACCTTTCCGCTCTGCCCAGTCGCAGGCCTGTGTCCGTACTTCCAGCCCTTCTACCAGCCCAACGAGTGCGGCAAGGCTCTGTGCGTCAGGCCCGACATGATGGAGCTGGACGAGCTTTACGAATTCCCCGAATTTTCCCGCGATCCCACCATGTACTTGGCACTGCGCAACCTCATCCTGGCCTCATGGCACACAAACTgcaag GAGGTGCTGACAGTGGAGAAGTGCGTGATGCAGGTGGTGGTGCGCGGGCTGGTGAGGGTGCGCTGCGTGCAGGAGATGGAGCGCGTGCTCCACTTCATGACCAGGAAGGGCCTCATCaacacgggcgtgctggcggtCCAGCGGGCGCTGCTGCCCGAGAGGCATCGCGCG AAGAACGTCATCGTGATCGGCGCGGGGGCCTCGGGGCTCGCCGCTGCACGCCAGCTGCACAACTTTGGCACTCAG GTGCTGGTGTTGGAGGCCCGCGAGAGAATCGGCGGTCGCGTGTGGGACGACACGGCGCTGGGCGTCGCGGTGGGCCGGGGAGCTCAGATCGTCAACGGCTGCGTCAACAACCCGGTCGCCCTCATGTGCGAGCAG ATGGGCGTCCGCATGCACAAACTGGGGGAGCGCTGCGACCTGTTTCAGGAGGGCGGGCGGGCCACCGACCCCGCCATCGACAAGCGCATGGACTTCCACTTCAACGCCATTCTGGACGTGGTGTCGGAGTGGCGGAAGGACAAGTCGCAGAGCCAGGACACGCCGCTCGGAG AAAAAGTGCAGGAGCTTAAAAAGAACTTTCTTCAGGAGTCCGGAATCCAGTTCAGCGAGCTGGAGGAAAAAGTGCTTCAGTTTCACCTCAGCAACCTGGAGTACGCCTGCGGCAGCTCTCTGAACCAG GTTTCTGCGAGGTCTTGGGACCACAACGAATTCTTTGCGCAGTTCTCAGGAGACCACACGTTGCTCACCAAGGGCTACGCCACGCTGCTCCACAAACTAGCCGAGGGCCTCGACATCCGCAAAAAGTGCCCG GTGAAGTCCGTTGACTACTCAGGTGATGTTGTCCGAGTTACTTGCTCGAATGGCTCGCAGTGGACAGCAAAGAAG GTTCTGGTCACGGTGCCGCTGACCTTGCTGCAGAAGAACTTCATCCAGTTTGTACCGCCGCTTCCGGACAGGAAAATGAAAGCCGTCCACAGTTTGGGAGCAGGCATCATAGAGAAG ATCGCACTGAAGTTCCCGTACAGATTCTGGGACCACAAGATCCAGGGGGCCGACTACTTCGGTCACATCCCGCCGACTCCCGACAAGCGAGGCATGTTCACCGTCTTCTACGACATGGACCCGCAG GGGAAGCAGGCCGTGCTCATGTCCGTCATCGCCGGGGACGCCGTCGCCGCCGTGCGGGACATGCAGGACAAGGATGTAGCGGCCGAGTGCGTGAAGGTGCTGCGGGAACTCTTCAAGGAGCAG GAAGTTCCGGAGCCTCTGCATTTCTTGGTCACACACTGGAGCAAAGACGCCTGGTCGCAGATGTCCTACAGCTTCGTGAAGATGGGCGGCAGCGGCGAGGCGTACGACATCATCGCCGAGGACCTTCAGGGAAAATTGTTCTTCGCCGGCGAG GCCACCAACCGACACTTCCCTCAAACCGTGACCGGGGCCTACCTGAGCGGGGTCCGAGAAGCCAGCAAGATGGCCGCTCTCTGA
- the LOC133396166 gene encoding lysine-specific histone demethylase 2 isoform X3, which produces MLSDADYPGNGSGARRAKRRSSGESAGDGQALRSSGRQTNVRVKRANNPPPGQSKRKATDTEEEDDQSEKKYRKCEKAGCSATYPVCFASASERCAKNGYTSRWYHLSCGEHFCNECFDHYYRSHKDGYETFAAWKKAWTSNGKTEPSLKAFMADQQLPYWVQCNKADCRKWRQLTKEIQLTPSLAATYRCGMKLNNVKSEGPDQCSQPEDLRVAEVTDSWWHSMLILPPLFKDSPATPFLVAYYPDCVGMSPSGSPGGAALSELRADHCRAVRPRIAGLCPYFQPFYQPNECGKALCVRPDMMELDELYEFPEFSRDPTMYLALRNLILASWHTNCKEVLTVEKCVMQVVVRGLVRVRCVQEMERVLHFMTRKGLINTGVLAVQRALLPERHRAKNVIVIGAGASGLAAARQLHNFGTQVLVLEARERIGGRVWDDTALGVAVGRGAQIVNGCVNNPVALMCEQMGVRMHKLGERCDLFQEGGRATDPAIDKRMDFHFNAILDVVSEWRKDKSQSQDTPLGEKVQELKKNFLQESGIQFSELEEKVLQFHLSNLEYACGSSLNQVSARSWDHNEFFAQFSGDHTLLTKGYATLLHKLAEGLDIRKKCPVKSVDYSGDVVRVTCSNGSQWTAKKVLVTVPLTLLQKNFIQFVPPLPDRKMKAVHSLGAGIIEKIALKFPYRFWDHKIQGADYFGHIPPTPDKRGMFTVFYDMDPQGKQAVLMSVIAGDAVAAVRDMQDKDVAAECVKVLRELFKEQEVPEPLHFLVTHWSKDAWSQMSYSFVKMGGSGEAYDIIAEDLQGKLFFAGEATNRHFPQTVTGAYLSGVREASKMAAL; this is translated from the exons ATGCTGTCGGACGCAG ACTACCCCGGGAACGGCTCCGGTGCCCGGCGAGCCAAGAGGAGGAGCTCCGGGGAGTCTGCGGGCGACGGCCAGGCCCTGCGGTCGTCCGGGAGGCAGACCAACGTCCGGGTGAAGCGGGCCAACAACCCTCCACCTGGGCAG AGCAAAAGGAAAGCGACGGACACGGAAGAGGAAGACGACCAGTCGGAGAAGAAGTACAGGAAATGCGAGAAGGCGGGCTGCTCGGCCACGTATCCCGTATGTTTTGCGAGCGCTTCTGAACG ATGTGCTAAAAATGGATACACGTCTCGCTGGTACCATCTTTCGTGCGGCGAGCACTTTTGCAACGAGTGCTTCGATCACTACTACCGAAG TCACAAAGACGGCTACGAGACGTTTGCGGCGTGGAAAAAAGCGTGGACGAGTAACGGCAAAACCGAGCCCAGTCTCAAAGCCTTCATGGCAGACCAGCAGCTTCCCTACTGG GTGCAGTGCAACAAAGCCGACTGCAGGAAGTGGCGCCAGCTGACCAAGGAGATCCAGCTGACGCCTTCGCTGGCGGCCACGTACCGCTGTGGGATGAAGCTCAACAACGTCAAG AGCGAAGGGCCGGACCAGTGCTCCCAGCCAGAAGACCTG AGGGTGGCGGAGGTGACGGACAGCTGGTGGCACTCGATGCTCATCTTGCCGCCGTTGTTCAAAGACAGCCCGGCCACGCCCTTCCTGGTCGCCTACTATCCCGACTGCGTGGGCATGAGTCCTTCCGGCTCCCCCGGCGGCGCGGCGCTGAGCGAGCTGAGGGCCGACCACTGCAGAGCCGTCCGGCCCCGAA TCGCAGGCCTGTGTCCGTACTTCCAGCCCTTCTACCAGCCCAACGAGTGCGGCAAGGCTCTGTGCGTCAGGCCCGACATGATGGAGCTGGACGAGCTTTACGAATTCCCCGAATTTTCCCGCGATCCCACCATGTACTTGGCACTGCGCAACCTCATCCTGGCCTCATGGCACACAAACTgcaag GAGGTGCTGACAGTGGAGAAGTGCGTGATGCAGGTGGTGGTGCGCGGGCTGGTGAGGGTGCGCTGCGTGCAGGAGATGGAGCGCGTGCTCCACTTCATGACCAGGAAGGGCCTCATCaacacgggcgtgctggcggtCCAGCGGGCGCTGCTGCCCGAGAGGCATCGCGCG AAGAACGTCATCGTGATCGGCGCGGGGGCCTCGGGGCTCGCCGCTGCACGCCAGCTGCACAACTTTGGCACTCAG GTGCTGGTGTTGGAGGCCCGCGAGAGAATCGGCGGTCGCGTGTGGGACGACACGGCGCTGGGCGTCGCGGTGGGCCGGGGAGCTCAGATCGTCAACGGCTGCGTCAACAACCCGGTCGCCCTCATGTGCGAGCAG ATGGGCGTCCGCATGCACAAACTGGGGGAGCGCTGCGACCTGTTTCAGGAGGGCGGGCGGGCCACCGACCCCGCCATCGACAAGCGCATGGACTTCCACTTCAACGCCATTCTGGACGTGGTGTCGGAGTGGCGGAAGGACAAGTCGCAGAGCCAGGACACGCCGCTCGGAG AAAAAGTGCAGGAGCTTAAAAAGAACTTTCTTCAGGAGTCCGGAATCCAGTTCAGCGAGCTGGAGGAAAAAGTGCTTCAGTTTCACCTCAGCAACCTGGAGTACGCCTGCGGCAGCTCTCTGAACCAG GTTTCTGCGAGGTCTTGGGACCACAACGAATTCTTTGCGCAGTTCTCAGGAGACCACACGTTGCTCACCAAGGGCTACGCCACGCTGCTCCACAAACTAGCCGAGGGCCTCGACATCCGCAAAAAGTGCCCG GTGAAGTCCGTTGACTACTCAGGTGATGTTGTCCGAGTTACTTGCTCGAATGGCTCGCAGTGGACAGCAAAGAAG GTTCTGGTCACGGTGCCGCTGACCTTGCTGCAGAAGAACTTCATCCAGTTTGTACCGCCGCTTCCGGACAGGAAAATGAAAGCCGTCCACAGTTTGGGAGCAGGCATCATAGAGAAG ATCGCACTGAAGTTCCCGTACAGATTCTGGGACCACAAGATCCAGGGGGCCGACTACTTCGGTCACATCCCGCCGACTCCCGACAAGCGAGGCATGTTCACCGTCTTCTACGACATGGACCCGCAG GGGAAGCAGGCCGTGCTCATGTCCGTCATCGCCGGGGACGCCGTCGCCGCCGTGCGGGACATGCAGGACAAGGATGTAGCGGCCGAGTGCGTGAAGGTGCTGCGGGAACTCTTCAAGGAGCAG GAAGTTCCGGAGCCTCTGCATTTCTTGGTCACACACTGGAGCAAAGACGCCTGGTCGCAGATGTCCTACAGCTTCGTGAAGATGGGCGGCAGCGGCGAGGCGTACGACATCATCGCCGAGGACCTTCAGGGAAAATTGTTCTTCGCCGGCGAG GCCACCAACCGACACTTCCCTCAAACCGTGACCGGGGCCTACCTGAGCGGGGTCCGAGAAGCCAGCAAGATGGCCGCTCTCTGA